A genomic window from Sulfurospirillum multivorans DSM 12446 includes:
- a CDS encoding outer membrane lipoprotein-sorting protein has protein sequence MKKIILFLLTTLALFGAESILEQVDKKLSPSSADSYKKLINIEPDGSKKEFLLYQIKKGKDKIVSLFLQPDSEKGRSTLRLDENMWLYLPDVGKPIRITSMQSVVGGVFNNSDIMQLDFSAEYDIKSQTDEGATIVLDLKAKNETVAYDKLLMEVDKKTVTPTKISCYTSTGMLIKTLYYKEMKDFGGGIVRPAVIETDSPLYKGYKSIMVYGKITAREFADEMFTIENIGKVQEFRK, from the coding sequence ATGAAGAAGATCATACTTTTTTTACTTACAACGCTAGCACTCTTTGGTGCAGAGAGCATTTTAGAACAAGTGGATAAAAAGCTCAGTCCTAGTTCTGCGGATAGCTATAAAAAACTCATTAACATCGAGCCTGATGGGAGCAAAAAAGAGTTTTTGCTTTATCAGATCAAAAAAGGCAAAGATAAAATTGTTTCGTTGTTCTTACAGCCTGACAGTGAAAAAGGCAGGAGTACACTGAGATTGGATGAAAATATGTGGCTTTATTTACCCGATGTGGGCAAGCCCATTCGCATTACGTCCATGCAAAGTGTGGTGGGTGGTGTGTTTAACAACAGCGATATTATGCAACTCGATTTTTCAGCTGAATATGACATCAAAAGCCAAACAGATGAGGGGGCTACGATTGTTTTAGATTTGAAAGCTAAAAATGAGACGGTAGCCTACGATAAATTGTTGATGGAAGTGGATAAAAAAACCGTGACACCAACAAAAATCTCCTGTTATACGTCTACGGGGATGCTTATAAAAACGCTCTACTATAAAGAGATGAAAGACTTTGGTGGGGGCATTGTAAGACCTGCGGTGATTGAGACGGATTCGCCACTTTATAAAGGCTATAAATCCATCATGGTGTATGGAAAAATAACAGCGCGTGAGTTTGCCGATGAGATGTTTACCATCGAAAACATTGGCAAAGTTCAAGAGTTTCGAAAATAG
- a CDS encoding ABC transporter permease, with product MRLLHNIDKNLNAKMLEFVESKLESNPFIESYSYRIKFGAMFSNFTSTTNIRLNAINPKDEFPTLPLLESRISDMNGTFKSGEIIVPELLIKGMDVKIGDTIVLVANNKNGSVNGINLKVAGIVGQVMGPGGRDGYIHIEDAKKALRMNNELEISEIVLRLRDVEKLRVAEKSLQPLLEKLNKEGKPVLEIHTWQQLSPFYNIIKMIDVMNISIQIILISIVLISILNVMIMSVFERVREIGTIAAMGTPPLTIVKLFLCEGLMLGVFGAVVGSILSLGIVYLLNMVKITYSIGQQSGLILTPSLGLNEILSVSIIVIFISLVASISPAIKASRLDPVEALRTY from the coding sequence GTGCGCTTGCTACATAATATCGATAAAAACCTCAATGCCAAAATGTTAGAATTTGTCGAATCGAAGCTAGAGTCCAATCCTTTTATAGAGAGTTACAGCTATCGCATCAAGTTTGGTGCAATGTTTTCTAACTTTACCAGTACGACCAACATCAGACTTAACGCGATTAATCCTAAAGATGAATTTCCAACGTTGCCACTCCTTGAAAGTCGAATTTCTGATATGAATGGTACTTTTAAATCAGGCGAAATCATTGTTCCTGAACTGCTTATCAAAGGGATGGATGTCAAAATAGGCGATACCATCGTCTTGGTTGCCAATAACAAAAATGGCTCCGTCAATGGCATTAACCTTAAAGTTGCAGGTATCGTGGGGCAAGTCATGGGACCTGGAGGACGTGATGGGTACATTCACATCGAAGATGCCAAAAAGGCACTGCGAATGAACAATGAACTTGAGATCAGTGAAATCGTCCTTCGCCTAAGAGACGTAGAAAAACTGAGAGTTGCAGAAAAATCACTTCAGCCACTCTTGGAAAAACTCAATAAAGAGGGAAAGCCTGTTTTGGAAATTCATACATGGCAGCAACTCTCTCCTTTTTACAACATCATTAAGATGATTGATGTTATGAATATTTCGATTCAAATCATCCTTATCTCTATTGTCCTTATCTCCATCCTCAATGTGATGATCATGAGTGTGTTTGAGCGTGTCCGAGAAATAGGAACCATTGCGGCTATGGGCACACCGCCTTTGACCATCGTCAAACTTTTTTTATGTGAAGGCTTGATGCTAGGCGTGTTTGGGGCGGTTGTGGGAAGTATTTTGTCTTTGGGGATTGTTTATCTTCTCAATATGGTCAAGATTACCTATAGTATTGGGCAACAAAGCGGTCTTATTTTAACACCGAGCTTAGGGTTAAATGAGATACTTAGTGTGAGTATCATCGTTATTTTTATCTCGTTAGTCGCGTCCATATCTCCCGCCATCAAAGCTTCAAGACTTGATCCTGTTGAAGCTTTACGTACCTATTAG
- a CDS encoding TOBE domain-containing protein, whose translation MSKDLSSGLICFDKPVLLEKRIHLLQAIKESGSITTAAKQVGISYKTAWGAIDTMNNLSTMPLVVRVTGGNGGGGTSLTPYGEEIVKNYDVLKHEYERFLKTLSSMAEFNMDHIKNLQRIAMQISARNQFMGKIGDIKQAKVNAEVSMVLKSGVILVSTITNSAVEEMGLHIGDEVIGIIKASSVLISNDTHIATSARNKILGKISGIILGEVNAQVSIDIGENEMIVATITSESAKSLGLEIGSSVCAIIKSSSILIGK comes from the coding sequence ATGAGTAAAGATTTATCAAGTGGACTAATATGTTTTGATAAACCAGTCCTATTGGAAAAACGTATTCATTTACTTCAAGCTATCAAAGAGAGTGGTTCAATTACAACAGCAGCTAAACAAGTTGGTATTAGTTATAAGACAGCATGGGGAGCCATTGATACGATGAATAACCTCTCCACTATGCCTTTAGTTGTAAGAGTTACTGGTGGAAATGGTGGAGGAGGAACCTCATTAACTCCTTATGGAGAAGAAATTGTCAAGAACTATGATGTACTGAAACATGAGTATGAACGTTTTTTAAAAACACTCTCTTCTATGGCTGAATTTAATATGGATCACATTAAAAACTTACAAAGGATAGCTATGCAAATTAGTGCACGTAATCAGTTTATGGGAAAAATTGGTGACATTAAACAAGCAAAAGTCAATGCCGAAGTAAGCATGGTCTTAAAAAGTGGGGTTATTCTTGTTTCAACTATTACAAACAGCGCTGTTGAAGAAATGGGGTTACATATTGGGGATGAAGTCATTGGGATTATCAAAGCATCCTCTGTTCTTATATCCAATGACACTCATATCGCAACCAGTGCTCGCAACAAAATTCTAGGCAAAATAAGTGGCATTATTCTTGGTGAAGTGAATGCCCAAGTCAGTATTGACATAGGTGAAAATGAAATGATTGTGGCAACCATTACATCTGAATCTGCAAAAAGTTTAGGTTTAGAAATCGGTTCATCTGTGTGTGCCATTATTAAATCAAGCAGTATTCTAATCGGAAAATAA